The Brachyhypopomus gauderio isolate BG-103 chromosome 17, BGAUD_0.2, whole genome shotgun sequence genome includes a window with the following:
- the tex36 gene encoding testis-expressed protein 36 isoform X4 gives MLGGTAALRGSKPSRNFDGEAEEHLESMKTQEEALASTGRVMEVREPTLQAAERYPKTFINPEKGLGRKKCVGDRRQHNSHFCLSHDDSMGSVDQGTRVHTVYQGDFLPSKRAESCVSTSTRRFPRSHLQRSHQAAAAQAGERFMWFGRHDLDHHIPLNVLAAANHSS, from the exons ATGTTGGGAGGAACCGCAGCGCTCCGCGGCTCTAAGCCATCCAGAAACTTCGACGGAGAAGCTGAGGAGCACCTG GAGTCTATGAAAACACAAGAGGAGGCACTGGCTAGCACAGGACGTGTGATGGAGGTGCGAGAGCCCACACTCCAGGCAGCAGAGAGATACCCCAAAACCTTTATCAACCCTGAAAAG GGTCTGGGTCGTAAGAAGTGCGTGGGTGACCGTCGACAGCATAACTCTCACTTCTGCCTTAGTCACGATGACAGCATGGGTTCAGTGGACCAGGGCACCAGGGTCCACACCGTTTATCAGGGTGATTTCCTGCCCAGTAAGAGGGCAGAGAGCTGTGTCAGCACCAGCACGCGGCGCTTCCCCAGAAGTCATCTGCAGCGGTCTCATCAGGCAGCAGCGGCCCAGGCTGGAGAACGCTTCATGTGGTTCGGAAGGCATGATTTAGACCACCACATTCCCCTTAATGTGTTGGCAGCGGCCAACCACTCCTCTTAA
- the tex36 gene encoding testis-expressed protein 36 isoform X1: protein MLGGTAALRGSKPSRNFDGEAEEHLESMKTQEEALASTGRVMEVREPTLQAAERYPKTFINPEKKTMGRNYQFSEHDNRATLQDNIDIYNAYGLGRKKCVGDRRQHNSHFCLSHDDSMGSVDQGTRVHTVYQGDFLPSKRAESCVSTSTRRFPRSHLQRSHQAAAAQAGERFMWFGRHDLDHHIPLNVLAAANHSS from the exons ATGTTGGGAGGAACCGCAGCGCTCCGCGGCTCTAAGCCATCCAGAAACTTCGACGGAGAAGCTGAGGAGCACCTG GAGTCTATGAAAACACAAGAGGAGGCACTGGCTAGCACAGGACGTGTGATGGAGGTGCGAGAGCCCACACTCCAGGCAGCAGAGAGATACCCCAAAACCTTTATCAACCCTGAAAAG aaaACCATGGGCAGAAACTATCAATTTTCAGAGCATGATAACCGAGCCACACTGCAGGATAATATTGACATATATAATGCATAT GGTCTGGGTCGTAAGAAGTGCGTGGGTGACCGTCGACAGCATAACTCTCACTTCTGCCTTAGTCACGATGACAGCATGGGTTCAGTGGACCAGGGCACCAGGGTCCACACCGTTTATCAGGGTGATTTCCTGCCCAGTAAGAGGGCAGAGAGCTGTGTCAGCACCAGCACGCGGCGCTTCCCCAGAAGTCATCTGCAGCGGTCTCATCAGGCAGCAGCGGCCCAGGCTGGAGAACGCTTCATGTGGTTCGGAAGGCATGATTTAGACCACCACATTCCCCTTAATGTGTTGGCAGCGGCCAACCACTCCTCTTAA
- the tex36 gene encoding testis-expressed protein 36 isoform X3 produces MKTQEEALASTGRVMEVREPTLQAAERYPKTFINPEKKTMGRNYQFSEHDNRATLQDNIDIYNAYGLGRKKCVGDRRQHNSHFCLSHDDSMGSVDQGTRVHTVYQGDFLPSKRAESCVSTSTRRFPRSHLQRSHQAAAAQAGERFMWFGRHDLDHHIPLNVLAAANHSS; encoded by the exons ATGAAAACACAAGAGGAGGCACTGGCTAGCACAGGACGTGTGATGGAGGTGCGAGAGCCCACACTCCAGGCAGCAGAGAGATACCCCAAAACCTTTATCAACCCTGAAAAG aaaACCATGGGCAGAAACTATCAATTTTCAGAGCATGATAACCGAGCCACACTGCAGGATAATATTGACATATATAATGCATAT GGTCTGGGTCGTAAGAAGTGCGTGGGTGACCGTCGACAGCATAACTCTCACTTCTGCCTTAGTCACGATGACAGCATGGGTTCAGTGGACCAGGGCACCAGGGTCCACACCGTTTATCAGGGTGATTTCCTGCCCAGTAAGAGGGCAGAGAGCTGTGTCAGCACCAGCACGCGGCGCTTCCCCAGAAGTCATCTGCAGCGGTCTCATCAGGCAGCAGCGGCCCAGGCTGGAGAACGCTTCATGTGGTTCGGAAGGCATGATTTAGACCACCACATTCCCCTTAATGTGTTGGCAGCGGCCAACCACTCCTCTTAA
- the vcpkmt gene encoding protein N-lysine methyltransferase METTL21D yields MAMMSEDETSSSYFIREIEKNDGSVLKIYQCSEGDVGCVVWDAAIVLSKYLETEQFCDPHGGHTWSCKNIVELGAGTGVVGLMAASLGANVVVTDLEDLQHLLELNVRENQKLLSTGSITAKVLKWGGDMTDFLPHPHYILMADCIYYEQSVKPLTDTLKALAGPETCIICCYEQRTLGRNPEVEKRFFELLLQDFECEEVPAERQDPEFNSPDIHILHLNRKPS; encoded by the exons ATGGCGATGATGTCTGAAGATGAGACCTCGAGCAGTTATTTCATTAGAGAAATAGAAAAGAACGACGGCTCGGTTCTAAAAATATACCAGTGCAGCGAAGGTGACGTGGGCTGCGTGGTTTGGGATGCGGCCATCGTACTCTCGAAGTACCTGGAGACCGAACAGTTCTGTGATCCACACGGCGGCCACACTTGGTCCTGTAAAAATATAGTGGAGCTGGGCGCTGGGACAGGAGTGGTGGGGCTGATGGCGGCGTCTCTGGG CGCCAATGTCGTCGTGACGGACCTGGAGGACCTACAACATCTACTTGAACTAAACGTCCGGGAGAACCAGAAGCTCCTCAGTACAGGCTCCATTACAGCCAAGGTACTGAAATG GGGTGGAGATATGACAGACTTCCTGCCACATCCACACTACATTCTGATGGCTGATTGCATCTACTATGAGCAG TCTGTGAAGCCACTGACGGACACTCTGAAGGCGTTGGCAGGACCTGAGACCTGCATCATCTGCTGCTATGAGCAGCGCACTCTCGGACGCAATCCTGAAGTGGAGAAGAGGTTCTTCGAG CTGCTGCTGCAGGACTTTGAGTGTGAGGAGGTCCCGGCGGAGAGGCAAGACCCCGAGTTCAACAGCCCTGACATCCATATCTTGCATCTGAACCGCAAGCCCAGTTGA
- the tex36 gene encoding testis-expressed protein 36 isoform X2, giving the protein MESMKTQEEALASTGRVMEVREPTLQAAERYPKTFINPEKKTMGRNYQFSEHDNRATLQDNIDIYNAYGLGRKKCVGDRRQHNSHFCLSHDDSMGSVDQGTRVHTVYQGDFLPSKRAESCVSTSTRRFPRSHLQRSHQAAAAQAGERFMWFGRHDLDHHIPLNVLAAANHSS; this is encoded by the exons ATG GAGTCTATGAAAACACAAGAGGAGGCACTGGCTAGCACAGGACGTGTGATGGAGGTGCGAGAGCCCACACTCCAGGCAGCAGAGAGATACCCCAAAACCTTTATCAACCCTGAAAAG aaaACCATGGGCAGAAACTATCAATTTTCAGAGCATGATAACCGAGCCACACTGCAGGATAATATTGACATATATAATGCATAT GGTCTGGGTCGTAAGAAGTGCGTGGGTGACCGTCGACAGCATAACTCTCACTTCTGCCTTAGTCACGATGACAGCATGGGTTCAGTGGACCAGGGCACCAGGGTCCACACCGTTTATCAGGGTGATTTCCTGCCCAGTAAGAGGGCAGAGAGCTGTGTCAGCACCAGCACGCGGCGCTTCCCCAGAAGTCATCTGCAGCGGTCTCATCAGGCAGCAGCGGCCCAGGCTGGAGAACGCTTCATGTGGTTCGGAAGGCATGATTTAGACCACCACATTCCCCTTAATGTGTTGGCAGCGGCCAACCACTCCTCTTAA
- the edrf1 gene encoding erythroid differentiation-related factor 1: MSCADLEPSADTPDQLDELDGEGCPGESCADDARQGTLACVGSSEVKSRAVVKYSAAPPATYALLQEKTDLKCPPANWLRHSAQLGSAGTTVLGSSSRSKPFSSFGMAYDFIDSIGNDVDVVSDSENIKKLLKIPYSKSHVSMAVHRVGRTLLLDDLDIQELFMRSSQTGDWTWLKEFYQRLIDQKLQRKKKSKEHWYEKAILSKFLYYSINGDGAAEPVSSDTHGCPGAEEACGAAQYGPSWPATYSGSASDSAQPSVSQEERVGNTYALGHVTSVPNDQNLPTLFNERENSQGLKNDFVRNILWTFEDIHMLVGSNMPIFGGGRYPAVSLRLRDNNKPINVLTGIDYWLDNLMCNVPELVMCFHVNGIVQKYEMIKTEDIPDLENSTFSTRVVKDIAQNILSFLKSSCTKEGHTYWLFKASGSDIVKLYDLTTLCEEAPEEKCQNPFTLPVAVLLYKVASNMMLKKSQNRKHYGTIRTLLLNCVKLLKEEKHPQIIASAHYMLSELFQLDDSSEEEEDEEGHSESLRSGVSEDSYSEDEDDEEEEEGCSYSTAPEPLVDCKAVAVIRSVGELSVPEKYKSTHKIRPNCSFPVPQDREEKCRLVLSYVLKGLKAVDSSVKKESDLPAADPSTPIPLKYEESGPRAVEKEIALLLDRAAPPGESQQVPTRSGMLPGSWQHHLKLQLFLKASKAYYVLAEAATNLQKYGRGLRYIKLALQCHDAYCSISSGLHPHILLFHSQCLSLCGDVQLMLAQNASNRAAYLEEYSYQTREDQELLHSLHRESSCQAFSMATDLATDPEYQLFVSSKCYEAAHDILTSEPLKDLDVEKLAQVLKRLGNIRNEMGVFYMNQAAALQTEKDQVRRAVCVAEQELWKKSFSCFEKGMQNFEAISDSVNKALLLCNIGRLMRICAQAHCAMATEESRGEFSPEEALYYNKAVDYYQKAMQCLGSRDCHAAVWDSVNWELSTTYFTLATLLQDYAPLSRKAQEQIEREVTEAMIKSLRYCDLQTESARQPLYQYRAATIHHRLASMYHSCYRNQVGDESVRKQHRSLAELHYSKAVRLFVSLSDAPCELLRTLLERVAFAEFTMSGQSSSAVKLKTLTGALDIMSETRHAFTLIHKDLEEQQSREAVASEDQDGPEESPESLDSSTTGVNIQEVVKLIGVFEASFSFLLLQLVKLMTTSKRKTSKEEELVKVYKQVYSKLLRADKSAPLIQRVSLYLELLDQLTPPA, encoded by the exons ATGAGCTGTGCGGACCTGGAGCCCTCCGCGGACACACCGGACCAGCTGGACGAGCTGGACGGGGAAGGCTGTCCCGGGGAAAGCTGTGCCGACGACGCCAGACAG GGGACGCTGGCGTGTGTGGGCAGCAGTGAGGTGAAGAGCCGCGCCGTGGTGAAGTACTCCGCCGCCCCCCCCGCCACATACGCGCTCCTGCAGGAGAAGACCGACCTCAAGTGTCCCCCCGCCAACTGGCTGAGGCACAGCGCCCAGCTGGGCTCCGCCGGAACCACCGTGCTGGGCTCCAGCAGCAGGAGCAAACCCTTCTCCAG CTTCGGTATGGCGTATGACTTCATAGATTCCATTGGGAATGATGTTGATGTGGTGTCTGATTCAGAG AATATAAAGAAGTTGCTGAAGATTCCATACAGTAAGTCTCATGTCAGCATGGCAGTGCACCGGGTGGGCCGGACTCTTCTTCTGGACGATCTTGACATTCAGGAACTCTTCATGAGGTCATCGCAG actggagactggacGTGGCTGAAGGAGTTTTACCAGCGGCTCATCGACCAGAAGTtgcagaggaagaagaagagtaAAGAGCACTGGTATGAAAAGGCCATCCTCTCCAAGTTCCTGTACTACAG TATAAACGGGGACGGGGCTGCAGAGCCTGTGTCATCAGACACACACGGCTGTCCAGGGGCGGAGGAGGCATGTGGTGCAGCCCAGTACGGCCCCTCCTGGCCAGCCACATACAGCGGCTCCGCCTCTGACTCCGCCCAGCCATCTGTCTCCCAAGAG GAGCGAGTGGGGAACACGTACGCTCTTGGCCATGTCACCTCAGTTCCTAACGACCAGAACCTGCCCACCCTCTTCaacgagagagagaacagcCAG GGTTTAAAGAATGACTTTGTGCGTAACATCCTCTGGACGTTTGAAGACATTCACATGCTGGTGGGATCCAACATGCCCATCTTTGGAGGGGGACGATATCCTGCCGTCAGCTTGCGGCTCAG GGATAACAACAAACCAATCAACGTTCTCACTGGTATTGATTACTGGCTTGACAATCTGATGTGTAACGTCCCAGAGCTTGTCATGTGTTTCCATGTTAATGGCATAGTTCAG AAATATGAGATGATAAAGACGGAGGATATCCCAGATCTGGAGAATTCAACATTTTCCACTAGAGTGGTGAAAGACATTGCACAGAACATTTTGTCCTTTCTGAAGTCCAGCTGTACCAAAGAGGGTCATACCTACTGGCTCTTTAAGG CCAGTGGGAGTGACATTGTGAAACTGTATGATCTGACTACACTGTGTGAGGAAGCCCCTGAGGAGAAATGCCAGAATCCTTTCACTCTCCCAGTGGCTGTGCTACTCTACAA ggTGGCCAGCAATATGATGCTAAAGAAAAGCCAAAACAGGAAGCATTATGGGACCATCAGGACTCTGCTACTCAACTGTGTCAAACTGCTGAAGGAGGAGAAACACCCTCAG ATTATCGCCTCCGCCCACTACATGCTGTCAGAGTTGTTCCAGCTGGATGACtcgagtgaggaagaggaggacgaggaAGGGCACAGCGAGTCTCTGCGCAGCGGTGTTTCAGAAGACAGCTACAGCGAGGATGAGgatgacgaggaggaggaggagggctgcTCGTACAGCACGGCGCCGGAGCCACTGGTGGACTGCAAGGCCGTGGCAGTGATTCGATCCGTGGGGGAGCTCTCCGTCCCCGAGAAGTACAAGTCCACGCATAAGATCAGA CCCAACTGTTCTTTCCCTGTGCCCCAAGACAGAGAAGAAAAGTGCAGACTGGTCCTTAGCTACGTCCTAAAG GGGCTGAAGGCAGTGGACAGCAGCGTTAAGAAGGAGAGTGACCTGCCCGCGGCCGACCCCAGCACCCCCATTCCTCTCAAGTACGAGGAGAGTGGACCCAGGGCTGTGGAGAAGGAGATCGCCCTGCTGCTGGACAGAG CTGCTCCGCCAGGTGAGAGCCAGCAGGTGCCCACGCGCTCCGGCATGCTGCCCGGCTCCTGGCAGCACCACCTGAAGCTGCAGCTCTTCCTCAAGGCGTCGAAGGCGTACTACGTGCTGGCGGAGGCCGCCACCAACCTGCAGAAGTACGGGCGGGGGCTGAGATACATCAAACTGGCCCTGCAGTGTCACG ACGCTTACTGCTCCATCAGCAGTGGCCTCCATCCACACATCCTGCTGTTCCACAGtcagtgtctgtctctgtgtggggaCGTGCAGCTCATGCTGGCCCAGAATGCCTCCAACCGGGCCGCCTATCTGGAGGAGTACAGCTACCAGACCAGAGAAGACCAGGAGCTCCTTCACTCCCTGCACCGGGAGAGCTCCTGCCAAG CGTTCAGTATGGCCACTGACCTAGCCACTGACCCCGAGTACCAGCTGTTTGTCAGCAGCAAGTGTTATGAGGCTGCCCATGACATTTTGACCTCGGAGCCACTGAAGGACCTGGATGTGGAGAAGCTGGCACAGGTTCTGAAGCGTCTCGGTAACATCCGTAACGAGATGGGCGTGTTCTACATGAACCAGGCAGCAGCTCTGCAGACGGAGAAGGACCAGG tgcgcAGGGCGGTGTGTGTGGCGGAACAGGAGCTGTGGAAGAAGAGCTTCTCGTGCTTTGAGAAGGGCATGCAGAACTTCGAGGCCATTTCTGACTCCGTGAACAAGGCCCTGTTGCTATGCAACATCGGCAGGCTGATGCGTATCTGCGCTCAGGCCCACTGTGCCATGGCAACGGAGGAGAGCCGAGGAGAGTTCTCACCAGAAGAGGCTCTCTACTACAACAAG gcggtAGATTACTATCAGAAGGCCATGCAGTGTCTGGGCAGCAGAGATTGTCATGCAGCTGTGTGGGACTCTGTGAACTGGGAACTGTCCACCACGTACTTCACCCTGGCCACACTGCTGCAGGACTACGCCCCTCTGTCCCGCAAAGCACAGGAGCAG attgAGAGGGAAGTAACGGAGGCGATGATAAAGTCGCTACGCTACTGTGACCTGCAGACAGAGTCGGCACGGCAACCCCTCTACCAGTACAGGGCAGCCACCATCCACCACAGACTGGCCTCCATGTACCACAGCTGCTACCGCAAccag gtgGGTGATGAGAGCGTGCGGAAGCAGCACAGGTCTCTAGCGGAGCTCCATTACTCCAAAGCCGTGCGACTGTTTGTCAGTCTGAGTGACGCCCCCTGTGAGCTGCTCCGCACACTGCTGGAGAGGGTGGCCTTCGCAGAGTTCACCATGAGCG ggcAGAGCAGTAGTGCTGTAAAACTGAAGACTCTGACCGGAGCTTTGGACATCATGAGTGAAACTCGCCATGCATTCACTCTAATCCACAAAGATCTGGAAGAGCAGCAAAGCAGAGAA GCAGTGGCATCAGAAGACCAGGACGGGCCTGAGGAGAGCCCTGAGTCCCTGGATAGCTCCACCACCGGCGTCAACATACAGGAAGTGGtgaagctgattggtgtgtTTGAGGCCAGTTTCTCCTTCCTGTTGCTGCAGCTGGTCAAACTCATGACCACCAGCAAACGCAAAACCAG TAAAGAAGAGGAGCTTGTGAAGGTGTATAAGCAGGTATACTCCAAGCTGTTGCGGGCAGATAAGAGTGCTCCCTTGATTCAGCGTGTATCCCTCTATCTGGAACTACTGGACCAGCTGACCCCCCCAGCATGA